The segment TGTAGAAGTAACCAGTTTTGTGTCTCCAAAGTGGGTTCCACAAATGGCAGACAATACTCAAGTTTATCAAACGATTAACAAAAAGTCtcatgtatcgtatcctgtactggTTCCTAACTTGAAAGGTTTAGAAAGTGCTTTGAAAGTAGATGTGAAAGAAATAGCTGTTTTTGGTGCTGCATCTGAGACATTTTCAAGGAAGAATACTAATTGTTCTATCGATGACAGTATCAAAAACATTGAAACAGTTGTCGAAGAAGCTAAGGGACACAAAATTaaagttagaggatatgtttCTTGTATCGTTGGCTGTCCCTATGAAGGTGAAATCAAACCATCGGTGGTAGCCAATATATGCGAATCACTGTTAAAGCTTGGATGCTATGAAATTTCTCTAGGAGACACCATTGGTGTAGGATCTCCTGATAAGATAGAGAAACTCTTAGGTGATTTGAAGCATGTATCATATGATGCGAATGTATTTGCACTTCACTGCCATGACACTTATGGACAAGCATTGGCAAATATTTATTGTGGCCTTGAACATGATATAAGAGTATTTGATTCATCGGTTGCTGGATTGGGAGGATGCCCGTACGCAGCAGGTGCATCTGGAAATATTGCTACCGAAGACTTGCTTTATCTTCTCCATGGACAAGGTTTGGAAACAGGAGTGGACTTTAATAAAATAGTCAAAATTGGGGATTTCATTAGTAGTCATCTTCAGAGGAAGAATCAGTCTAAGGCTGGCGTTGCAAGTCTTGCAAAGGAACGATTGAAAAAACAGGTGTAATTGTATACATTtaaggaaaatattaataccAATGCAAATAACATTgtatttttgtatatatattCTGTAATTATCTAAGAAAAACCCgaaattatttataatcaaTTACTTCCAATTTTGTACTTACTAAATTTTAATGACTCTTGAAACCTTGTATACACAAATTCATAGAAATATAGCGTAATGAGAAAACATATTATGTCGTGATACTTCGTAACTCCGTAAACTACGTTCCTTGGGATATTAAGGAAATACATGTAAAGCTGactgtattaaaaaaaatacattataataCATCATGACAACAAATCGATGCACAGGCCACAATTTCATATCTCCTGTGTAACCTGTGTTACGAAATATTCGATAATTCCTGCAATATAGCCTGCGTGTCCAATGCGCTCAAGTCTATCGATCCTCTTGTATCAATAACAACTCCGGTTACCTGCATAAAAACGTAAATAACACTCAATCATAGTTTTAAATTGTGCTCCCGTATATTGAATAAAACGTTACCATTTCTTCAAAAAATGCAACGTGATCAGGTTTTTCAGAATATCTCTCATATTGATCTAAATTATCTTGTAATTTCAACGTAAGGCTATCATAATTCTGTATTATGATCGCTAAAATCTGTTGTTCCGTCGGAGTCGACAAACTTTCGCTGGCCAACCATGCCGCTATCTTTGGTGGAAAATGATTTACTATGTCTCTCATGTTCACCAAACAATTTGTTAATTTCAGCGCGTGCTCTTTGTACTCGTAAGCTTCACTTGTTGAATATCGGAGTGCTTTGTGTAGAAATTGTATTCTCGTTATTTGTTGgcaataaacaaattttgaataTATGCTAACTTATTCGCATTCTACCTACTTACCCATTGCATTCAAATTTGTGAAAATAAGTCTCATTCGTATTATCTCATAAAACAGTTCATCGTAGCTGCTCGGTGAAGATAGAAATGTATCTCCATAAgtaataaacaaatttaaaatattcacaACCTAAAACATTAGTTCGAACTGATCAATATAGTATACGTCTGTATTTGCATTATATCAATTTACCTGAATGGCTAACGGAAAGATGTTCATTTTCTTAATAAGGTGGCTTTCATGGGTGGTTAAGAACTTGAGTAGATTAATCAATGCTGTCCAAAGATCTCTCCATTGATAACCGAGTCGGACTCTACATCTTTTTTGATAGCAGAGCAGTCTTTGCAAAACTCCAATGCACTGATGGTAAAGTTCAAGTGGGAATTTTTTCATCATGTGCGATGTAATGAATTCAACAAGCAAATCTACAATGATACAACGATTATTCATTTATAGCTGAATGCTAAAATGAAAGATTTTCAGCAAATTTCATGTAGTTCTTATTCTATCTTAGCCAAAGAAAATGATAAAGATGAAGAAATTTCCGTACGAACGTTTTTACGGCAATAGTAACTGTACCAAGTAATGTAGCAGCCAATGGTTGTACAGGTGCTGTTTTATCTTGAATCTTCCTGTGGTGCATTGGTACTCTATGAAGCTGAACTCTGAAAGCCAAGTTTGCATCATGCATCAAGCTATTTGCGTACTGATCTTCCGCGATGCAGCTTAATATAAGGAAGCACAATTTGACATTACTCATTATTGCTTCTGTTCTGATAACTTGCATAACTATCGAACTGCAATAACGAAAACATTTTACAGTGAGAAATGCGCTACATTCTTAGAAGAATGAAATACTTTGAGGATATATGTATAGAGATTGTTACCAATATTGTAAGAACGTCGCCAACAAATTAAATGGTTGGGCCATCACATCTGGTAATTGCGCTCCAGGAGCCACCGCGTTTGGCCCTAATGTATTGTTAGGAGAGGGCGGAGCACTTGTATCGCTTTGTGTATAAGCCAAAGTTGTTACAAAATTACGATTTAAGTGTGTAGACTCATAAAGCGCTAGTAACAATGCGTTATTCGCACGAACTTGTTGCGTTTTTGCTTCTTCTTCTCCAACAAATATGCTTCCTACTATGCTAGTGAAGGAAGACAGCCAAGATGCTTGTATTTCTATGTACACACATATGTTTTATtattgcatatatatatattaaatgtaGCTTAGCTAGTTAGCTAATTCGACATATTCTGTACCTGCTCTTTGTTGAGCAAATTGCCTACAAAAGTCCATCAACGAACTCGATATTACTTGACCATATCCATTTAAAGCTAGTTCATCGTCTAAAATTGACAATTTAACAATATAGGGATTTGCTCTTTCATGCTTCCTATAATTGACTAGAAGTGTTAAGAGCAATACCGCGTCATGACCATGACGACTTCTAGCTGTTGTGTCTCTCAGCAACTGCACCAAAAGTGTCCAAATATTAATGGCTAATTGTAATCAGTGTTCTTGAACGGTTGTTGTTTAAAATACTTATTCGAAATTAGCACCTACTTGAACCAGAGATTCAAAAACACTATTAAGCATAACATACTCCAACAAAGTGTTCTGACTAACATTGTCCATGCCAGTtacaataattaataacaatttcaagCATAAAGCTTTTAAGCTATCAGGGTATTCACCTGGAATTATGTAAAATTTTAGTAAgcaaatttgttttttgaagATAGCACGAGATGCATATTTGAATCTTTGATTGTTTAATGAGCATGAATGAATAATAGAATATAAGTCTTAATTAATGTATacctgttaaaaaattattgcaatGCTGCATTAATGTTGTCATCCTTTGTTCAGCAGAATCAAATCCCACTAGGATATCGATTAAGTTAAATCCACAATCTCCTTGACTAGCTTTCTTATACATGGATTGTATAACAGCTGCTAAAGTTTGCAGAGCATAGACAACTCTGAAAGGATGCTCATCAACTAATGTATCCACGCAATGGCAGACCAAGGCATTTAAGTTTTCTCTACTTGCATTTAATTGTTCTGCAGTCATATGTAAAATTTCACTTTCAATGTGTGGAACctaaacatattaaaataaacattatctatttgtgtatatgtatacatgtgtAGGTAGTTGATATTTCATAATCACTAAGTATATTGCGGCAGTTCATCTGTTTTTCCTTTGacagttttttcttttcttgtcaACAAGAAATTTGTCATCCACTGAAGTTTCTCATTTGATttggttaattaaaaaaattcttttttatattgaaaaatgctACTTCTTACTTATGATTTTAATGATCAAAGGTTTTTATACTAATAGGATATAAACTGTAGGTGGTCATCATGATTGGTAAATTTGTTACTAAAGTAATACAGGTGAGTGTGCACAATTGTTAGAACATTTTAGAAGAATATCTCCACAATTGATACATATGTAATTTTAGTCATTGCCATCATGGGAAGTGACAAAATATTATGGAAGAGTATGTATATATCAATTCAAATGTTTGAAATATAAAGTTCAGACAAGTGAAGCATGGTTTAACTTTAAGTGCAAATTTATGCCAGGTAGTCTTCGTAATGAACTCGAATGTGAGGACGTTGTTCAACCAAAGAGTATGTATATTCTACAatattccagaaatttttagACAACAGACTaatgtattttatttgtataCTTCTAATAGGCAAAGATGATAAAGTTAAACAGAAAGCAAAAGATATAAGCTTAAAGACTCAGACTTGCCAAAAGAAGCAACCTGATACCAAGAAAGAGGACGATGAATGTTTAAATCCTTATGTTACTGAGGAAAAGTGTCAAGAAGATTATAcaagaaagaaacaaagaaaggTACTGTAACATTTTTATACTGGCACGAACCGCCAAGTGATTTGAATATTGTTTTCCACGAACATGTTAATTATAACTGGCTAAtcaaatttgaattttattatcATCTGAGAATTTAAGAACTTTTTTCTATCACAGATGAAACAAGCTCGGTAATGAGTAACACCAGTGGAAGACCTAAAGAATTTCCAGACTTCCTTTGTATTATATcgattttttattatgaatttgtaaaacttataaaattttttgtttcttaatactatgttttgtataatacagaataaaatttgatgtgaaataaaaataattttcaaaactaCTGACCATAGGTTTTATGAGGAACAGTTCATTCCAAAAATTTGGATGAGCTAACGTTAAGTCTTCTCCTTTAAAGAAGCTTTCGTATATCGGTACAAGCTTCCCCTTATGCTGGCGTTTGGAGCCAGAACCACTCCGTTTTCTCATAGCCATAGCCATAGTTTCTTCACTTTATCTCATTTCACCAGTAAACATACCtttgcacaataaaaattagtaacacTTATCAACACtaaaatttttatgtttaaTTAACTTGTAATATAACCAAGGCATTCTCAATTTCTTTCGTAAGAAATTACATAAtattatcaaaattattttacaatttttatcacCTATAAAATGCAAATTTAAGCTGCGCATTATAACCTCTAAATAGaaagtttatttattttcgaaaaaatactAATAATTCACATAATTTCCAATGATTACGTAAAAATGATTTATGTTATTGTGAAGTAcataataaatagaatt is part of the Halictus rubicundus isolate RS-2024b chromosome 10, iyHalRubi1_principal, whole genome shotgun sequence genome and harbors:
- the Hmgcl gene encoding hydroxymethylglutaryl-CoA lyase; this encodes MFKILSVNNICSFSVKYSRTFGDFVKVVEVGARDGLQNEKNIVPTEIKVEFINKLSETGLKSVEVTSFVSPKWVPQMADNTQVYQTINKKSHVSYPVLVPNLKGLESALKVDVKEIAVFGAASETFSRKNTNCSIDDSIKNIETVVEEAKGHKIKVRGYVSCIVGCPYEGEIKPSVVANICESLLKLGCYEISLGDTIGVGSPDKIEKLLGDLKHVSYDANVFALHCHDTYGQALANIYCGLEHDIRVFDSSVAGLGGCPYAAGASGNIATEDLLYLLHGQGLETGVDFNKIVKIGDFISSHLQRKNQSKAGVASLAKERLKKQV
- the LOC143357919 gene encoding armadillo-like helical domain-containing protein 3, which gives rise to MAMAMRKRSGSGSKRQHKGKLVPIYESFFKGEDLTLAHPNFWNELFLIKPMVPHIESEILHMTAEQLNASRENLNALVCHCVDTLVDEHPFRVVYALQTLAAVIQSMYKKASQGDCGFNLIDILVGFDSAEQRMTTLMQHCNNFLTGEYPDSLKALCLKLLLIIVTGMDNVSQNTLLEYVMLNSVFESLVQLLRDTTARSRHGHDAVLLLTLLVNYRKHERANPYIVKLSILDDELALNGYGQVISSSLMDFCRQFAQQRAEIQASWLSSFTSIVGSIFVGEEEAKTQQVRANNALLLALYESTHLNRNFVTTLAYTQSDTSAPPSPNNTLGPNAVAPGAQLPDVMAQPFNLLATFLQYCSIVMQVIRTEAIMSNVKLCFLILSCIAEDQYANSLMHDANLAFRVQLHRVPMHHRKIQDKTAPVQPLAATLLDLLVEFITSHMMKKFPLELYHQCIGVLQRLLCYQKRCRVRLGYQWRDLWTALINLLKFLTTHESHLIKKMNIFPLAIQVVNILNLFITYGDTFLSSPSSYDELFYEIIRMRLIFTNLNAMALRYSTSEAYEYKEHALKLTNCLVNMRDIVNHFPPKIAAWLASESLSTPTEQQILAIIIQNYDSLTLKLQDNLDQYERYSEKPDHVAFFEEMVTGVVIDTRGSIDLSALDTQAILQELSNIS
- the LOC143357925 gene encoding uncharacterized protein LOC143357925, translated to MIGKFVTKVIQSLPSWEVTKYYGRVCIYQFKCLKYKVQTSEAWFNFKCKFMPGSLRNELECEDVVQPKSKDDKVKQKAKDISLKTQTCQKKQPDTKKEDDECLNPYVTEEKCQEDYTRKKQRKMKQAR